In bacterium, a single window of DNA contains:
- the thrS gene encoding threonine--tRNA ligase has product GHLGFYNENMFPSMDFEEGDKYFVRPMNCPFHIAIYKSKLRSYRELPIRYCELGADYRYERSGVLHGLLRVRGFTMDDAHIFCTPDQMLNEIVGVYKFSLGILRSFGFEDFGIYLSTKPEHSVGEEERWEKATEALRTALDKVGLPWKIDEGGGAFYGPKIDIKVKDALGREWQTTTVQFDFNEPERFNIYYIDENGDKAKPYMVHRALLGSLERFFACLIEHYAGNFPVWLAPVQAVVIPVSEKFSDYARAVRTRLLKSGVRAEINDRPETMGYRIREAEKAKVPYMLIVGEREVSSNSVSLRGHSIGDLGSMSIENIIVKLNKEGNLPE; this is encoded by the coding sequence GGTCACCTCGGATTTTACAACGAAAATATGTTCCCCTCCATGGATTTCGAGGAGGGCGATAAGTATTTTGTTCGCCCGATGAATTGCCCGTTCCATATAGCTATATATAAAAGCAAACTCAGAAGCTATCGCGAGCTTCCGATTAGATATTGCGAGCTGGGCGCAGATTATCGCTATGAACGCAGCGGCGTTCTTCATGGACTTCTTCGTGTTCGTGGCTTCACTATGGACGATGCCCATATTTTCTGCACTCCCGATCAGATGCTTAACGAAATTGTAGGCGTATATAAATTTTCTCTCGGTATTCTCCGAAGCTTCGGTTTTGAGGATTTTGGTATCTATCTTTCAACTAAACCCGAGCATTCTGTCGGTGAAGAGGAAAGGTGGGAGAAGGCCACCGAAGCACTTCGCACGGCGCTTGATAAAGTTGGACTTCCTTGGAAGATTGATGAAGGCGGCGGTGCGTTCTACGGCCCGAAAATCGACATTAAGGTCAAAGACGCCCTTGGCCGCGAATGGCAAACAACGACGGTCCAGTTCGATTTTAATGAGCCGGAACGCTTTAATATTTATTACATAGATGAAAATGGCGATAAGGCAAAACCATATATGGTTCATCGTGCTCTTCTCGGCAGCCTCGAGCGTTTCTTTGCCTGTCTAATCGAGCATTATGCGGGGAATTTCCCAGTGTGGTTGGCACCGGTTCAGGCAGTTGTAATACCGGTATCAGAGAAATTCTCAGATTACGCAAGAGCGGTCAGAACAAGACTATTAAAATCTGGCGTCCGCGCAGAAATTAACGACAGGCCGGAAACCATGGGATATCGTATTCGTGAAGCAGAAAAGGCTAAAGTGCCCTATATGCTTATTGTTGGAGAAAGGGAAGTCTCTTCCAATTCTGTAAGCCTCAGGGGCCACAGCATTGGCGATCTTGGCTCGATGTCTATCGAGAACATAATAGTTAAATTGAATAAAGAAGGAAATCTACCAGAGTAA
- the pheS gene encoding phenylalanine--tRNA ligase subunit alpha, whose amino-acid sequence MRGLLDELKKIEAAVKAALNEAASQVDLDRIRADYLGRKGKLSNMMKRLKDLSPEEKPIFGQTVNRLKKDLELLFNERIEQVKSTKQPKKKTTARDKRIIPEDITLPGRRSYLGKRHVLMAVLEEIIEIFHGMGFSVAQGPDIDTAFHNFDSLNTPQNHPSRDIGDTFYIEGYSPEDDNPYLLRTHTSPVQVRTMLSQQPPVRIISPGRCYRKDTIDATHYISFWQCEGLYVDKNVTMADLKGVLMSFAHEILGPDTKIRFRPHFFPFTEPSVEYDFSCICKGKGCKLCKGTGWVEISGAGMVDPEVFHAVGYDPEIWSGYAFGMGLERIALIRHGIDDIRLLYQNDLRFLRQF is encoded by the coding sequence ATGAGAGGTTTGCTCGATGAATTAAAGAAAATTGAGGCCGCCGTTAAGGCGGCCCTCAATGAGGCTGCATCTCAGGTAGATCTTGATCGAATACGCGCCGATTATCTCGGCCGTAAGGGTAAATTGTCTAATATGATGAAGCGCCTGAAAGATCTGTCTCCAGAAGAAAAACCTATCTTTGGCCAGACTGTAAATCGACTTAAGAAAGACCTAGAATTATTGTTTAACGAGCGAATCGAGCAGGTTAAGTCCACCAAACAACCGAAGAAAAAAACGACTGCTCGAGACAAACGAATAATTCCAGAAGATATTACACTTCCTGGAAGGCGGAGTTATCTCGGAAAACGCCATGTTCTCATGGCAGTTCTCGAAGAGATAATCGAGATATTCCACGGTATGGGTTTTTCAGTTGCGCAGGGGCCGGATATTGACACGGCTTTCCATAATTTCGATTCACTTAACACTCCACAAAATCATCCCAGCAGGGATATTGGGGATACATTCTACATCGAAGGTTACAGTCCTGAGGACGATAACCCTTATCTTTTGAGAACGCATACGAGTCCAGTGCAAGTCCGAACAATGCTGTCACAGCAACCTCCAGTAAGGATAATTTCACCGGGTCGTTGTTATCGCAAAGATACTATCGACGCAACGCACTATATCAGCTTCTGGCAATGTGAAGGTCTTTATGTGGACAAGAATGTAACAATGGCCGATCTCAAGGGCGTGCTTATGTCATTTGCTCATGAGATACTTGGCCCGGATACCAAGATCCGTTTCAGACCACATTTTTTCCCGTTCACAGAACCAAGTGTAGAATATGATTTTTCGTGTATTTGCAAGGGTAAGGGGTGCAAATTGTGTAAGGGTACTGGTTGGGTCGAGATCTCTGGCGCTGGAATGGTCGATCCCGAGGTATTTCATGCGGTTGGTTACGACCCTGAGATTTGGAGTGGTTATGCCTTCGGTATGGGCTTAG
- the rplT gene encoding 50S ribosomal protein L20, producing the protein MPRSTGSVASHNRRRKYVKAASGYFGSRHRLYRTSREVVERAWVFSYKHRKTKKRDFRRLWIARINAAARAEGMTYSKLIHGLKKAGVLLDRKSLAYIAVTDPVAFTKIAQVAKQTL; encoded by the coding sequence ATGCCAAGAAGCACAGGAAGTGTAGCGTCACACAATCGGCGCAGAAAATATGTTAAGGCAGCGAGCGGTTACTTCGGCTCGAGGCATAGACTTTATCGCACTAGCAGAGAAGTTGTCGAGCGTGCGTGGGTATTTTCATATAAACACAGAAAAACCAAGAAACGCGATTTTCGCAGGCTTTGGATTGCAAGAATCAACGCCGCTGCAAGGGCCGAAGGAATGACATACAGCAAGCTAATTCACGGCCTAAAGAAGGCAGGTGTTCTTCTCGATAGAAAATCTCTGGCCTATATTGCAGTTACCGATCCAGTAGCTTTCACCAAAATAGCTCAAGTTGCAAAACAGACCTTATGA
- the infC gene encoding translation initiation factor IF-3 produces MSQQQSNSERVNEQIRIPQVRLVDDEGKFIGIIPTNQALNKAREKGLDLVEVQPNSRPPVCRIMDYGKFKYEKSKKARAVRKKQHTQTMKEMRFSAKISDHDYGYKMEHIRGFLLNKDRVKLTIKFRGREITHVEMGDELMNKLRRDLEDISRIEQQSKLEGKQMTMMLAPDSKKIATFLAKQKKKESEKNEKKEDKNKKGSGEEV; encoded by the coding sequence ATGTCTCAACAGCAAAGTAATTCGGAAAGGGTAAACGAACAGATTAGGATTCCTCAGGTTCGCCTCGTGGATGACGAGGGAAAATTCATCGGGATTATCCCAACAAATCAAGCATTAAACAAGGCGCGCGAGAAGGGTCTCGATTTGGTCGAGGTTCAACCCAATTCCAGGCCTCCGGTTTGCCGGATAATGGATTATGGGAAATTCAAATACGAGAAATCTAAGAAAGCACGAGCTGTTCGTAAGAAACAACATACTCAAACCATGAAGGAAATGAGGTTTTCAGCGAAGATATCCGACCACGATTATGGATATAAAATGGAACATATTCGCGGATTCCTCCTTAACAAAGACAGAGTTAAGCTAACGATAAAATTCCGTGGGCGCGAAATCACGCATGTGGAAATGGGTGATGAGCTTATGAATAAGCTCAGACGCGATTTGGAAGATATATCGAGGATCGAACAACAATCCAAGCTCGAGGGCAAACAGATGACAATGATGCTCGCCCCTGATTCCAAGAAAATCGCGACTTTTTTAGCTAAACAAAAAAAGAAAGAGAGCGAAAAGAATGAAAAAAAGGAAGATAAAAACAAAAAGGGCAGTGGCGAAGAGGTTTAA
- the rpmI gene encoding 50S ribosomal protein L35: MKKRKIKTKRAVAKRFKITANHKVVHKRSGTNHFGRRKRGNRKRALRTPNVLGTADAHRVRKALGKIK; encoded by the coding sequence ATGAAAAAAAGGAAGATAAAAACAAAAAGGGCAGTGGCGAAGAGGTTTAAAATCACCGCCAACCACAAGGTGGTTCATAAACGCTCCGGAACTAATCATTTTGGGCGCAGAAAGCGCGGTAATCGAAAGCGCGCACTAAGAACCCCTAATGTTCTCGGAACGGCAGATGCTCATCGCGTTCGTAAAGCCCTCGGTAAAATAAAATAA